The genomic window GCGGCGCCTCTTTTCTGGAGGGCAAGCTGGGGCAAGCGATCGCGAGCGACAACGTCACCGTCATCGATGACGGTACGATGATCGGAGGATTCGGCACCTCGCCATTCGACGGCGAAGGCGTGCCCACGCGGCGGACCGTAGTCATCGAGCGGGGCGTGCTGCAGTCGTACCTGCTCAACACCTACACGGCGCGCAAGCTCGGCCTGGCAACCACGGGCAACGCTGCGCGCGGCCTGGCGGGGACGCCGGGCATCGGCGCGGGCAATTTCTTCCTTCAGCCGGGGGCGCGCACGCCGCAGCAGCTCATCGCCGACATCGCGGACGGGTTCTACGTCACCGAGCTGCTGGGTTTCGGCGTGAACCTGGTGACGGGCGATTACTCGCGCGGCGCCAGCGGCCTCTGGATCTCGCGCGGCGAGCTGGCGTATCCGGTCGAGGAGGTCACGGTCGCCGGCAACCTGAAGGACGTGCTGCGCAACATCACGGAAATCGCGAACGACCTGGAGTTCCGCGGCTCGGTCGCTTGTCCCACGCTACGCGTCGATGGTCTTACGGTAGCGGGCGAGTAGTAGAATCCCTGCCGATGGAGCCGCTCTCTCCCGCAAACAATCCGCCCGAACGGGGCGTAGCCTGGCCCGCTATCGGCGCGGGTGTGCTGCTGGTGGTGATCGCGATCGGCGCCATCGTGCTGCTCACACGGCCTTCCGAGCAGCGGACGGCGGAAACTCCTTCGGCGGCCGCAGGTCCCCACCCCTACGGGGAGAGGCTTCAGTTCGCCGACCTCAAGATGAGCGAGGTGGAAAACTTCGTCGGCGGCAAGGTTACGTATCTTGAGGGCCAGCTCGCCAATCAAGGCGACCGCACCGTGAACGGCGTCACCGTCGAGATCGTCTTCCGCAACTCGCTGGGCGAAGTGGTGCAGAAGGAGACGCTGCCGGTGAAGGTACATGAGCAGCGCGGTCCCTACGTGGACGTCACCGATCTGAAAGCAGCTCCCCTCAAGTCCGGCGAGACGCGCGGCTTCCGCCTGATCTTCGATCACGTCACCACCGACTGGAACCGGGAGTATCCGGCGATCACCGTGGTCAGCGTCAGCTTCCAGTAGCTTTCGTCACGCGTTTCGCGGAGCAGGAGGGTTGCTTCGTTGGGTGCGCAATGGGGCAGTCTCGTACAGGATGCGGCCCCTTCCGACTGTGTCCCAGGCGATGGGACACCAGCGCGCGATCTCACCTACCACGATGCCATTCCGAACCGCGGGATCGGCCTGCGCCAACTGCTCGGCTGCCGCGCGGCTCTCCACCTGCACAACAGTCAGCCCGATGTCCTGGTCTTCGATGGGGCCGGCGGCTAGCAGTTCGCCGCGGTCGAACACACCTTTGAGGTAGGAAAGGTGGTCGTCGAGCGGCTGCTCGAAGATGCTCTTGCCGGGCAGCCACGCCGGGCCGGGCTTCCAGAAGATCGCATAGAAGGCCTTCATGCCTCGATGGATGCGGGAATGCGGGGCCTGGATGCGGAATCCTCGGCCGTGCCCTAGAATCGTCGCATGGCTGGAGCGAAGACCGTCCGCCTGACGGAGGCCGTCAAGGCGGCGGGTTGAGCTTCCAAGCTGAGTCCGGCGGCGCTGGACGCGGTGCTTGGGAAATTAGCCCGGCAACAGGACGCGAACGTGCTGGTCGGCTTTGACAAAGCCGACGACGCCGGGGTGTACAAGATTTCCGATGAACTCGCGCTGGTCCACACGGTGGATTTCTTCACTCCCATCGTGGATGATCCCCTGACGTTCGGCCAGATCGCTGCGGTCAACTCGCTCAGCGACGTCTATGCCATGGGCGGGCGGCCGCTGAACGCTCTCACCATGGTCTGTTTCCCGGAGAAGGGCGACCTGGCCGTGCTGGAGCAGATTCTGGCCGGTGGCCTTTCGAAGATGATGGAGGCCGGCTGCACCATCGTCGGCGGACACTCCATCCGCGACGAGGAGATCAAGTTCGGCTACGCCGTCACCGGCACCATCCATCCGGGACGCATCCTGCCCAACTCGGGCGCGCAGCCGGGCGACCGCCTGCTGCTCACCAAGGCCATCGGCACGGGCGTGATCTCCACCGCCATCAAGCGCGGCAAAGCGGAGCCCGCGTGGGTGGAGGCCGCCATCGCTTCCATGACCACACTCAACCGCGTGGCGGCGGAAGTGATGACCGATCCCGCCTACGCGGTGCACGGATGCACGGACGTCACCGGCTTCGGCCTGGTTGGACATGCGCGCGAGATGGCGCTGGCCTCGGGAGTCGGCCTGCGCTTGGCGGCCTCGAGCGTGCCGCTGCTCGAAGGCGCGCGCCAGTGCGTGCGGGAAAGCTTCATCCCCGGCGGCCTCAAGGCAAATCGCGAGTTTGCCGAATGCGTGGTGGAGTGGGGTGACGTGGACGAAGAACTGCGCACGCTACTGTTCGATCCGCAGACCGCAGGCGGACTGCTGATCTCCGTGGCCGCCGAACATGCGAACCCGCTGCTGCGCGCCCTGCGGGACCGGCGCATTCCCGCCGCGGAGATCGGTGAAGTGCTGCCCGCGGGCAAGCCTCTGATTCGGGTCGAAAGCTAAGAACCTGGCGAAAGGACAGCGCCGTTTCCT from Terriglobales bacterium includes these protein-coding regions:
- a CDS encoding YciI family protein is translated as MKAFYAIFWKPGPAWLPGKSIFEQPLDDHLSYLKGVFDRGELLAAGPIEDQDIGLTVVQVESRAAAEQLAQADPAVRNGIVVGEIARWCPIAWDTVGRGRILYETAPLRTQRSNPPAPRNA
- a CDS encoding DUF2393 family protein, translating into MEPLSPANNPPERGVAWPAIGAGVLLVVIAIGAIVLLTRPSEQRTAETPSAAAGPHPYGERLQFADLKMSEVENFVGGKVTYLEGQLANQGDRTVNGVTVEIVFRNSLGEVVQKETLPVKVHEQRGPYVDVTDLKAAPLKSGETRGFRLIFDHVTTDWNREYPAITVVSVSFQ
- the selD gene encoding selenide, water dikinase SelD, whose translation is MAGAKTVRLTEAVKAAGUASKLSPAALDAVLGKLARQQDANVLVGFDKADDAGVYKISDELALVHTVDFFTPIVDDPLTFGQIAAVNSLSDVYAMGGRPLNALTMVCFPEKGDLAVLEQILAGGLSKMMEAGCTIVGGHSIRDEEIKFGYAVTGTIHPGRILPNSGAQPGDRLLLTKAIGTGVISTAIKRGKAEPAWVEAAIASMTTLNRVAAEVMTDPAYAVHGCTDVTGFGLVGHAREMALASGVGLRLAASSVPLLEGARQCVRESFIPGGLKANREFAECVVEWGDVDEELRTLLFDPQTAGGLLISVAAEHANPLLRALRDRRIPAAEIGEVLPAGKPLIRVES